The region atgatttcttcttcttcttcttcttcttcttcttcttcttcttcttcttcttcttcttcttcttcttcttcttcttcttcttctccataACTGCAATTAATAAGCTGTGGATCAACAGGCCATAGCAAGTGCCTAATTTTATCTGAAAACAATTTTATGGAGAGATGGGCGTTATTTCACATGGACTCAGTTAACATCAATTTCAATGttgcacttttgttttcatttaaagtaTGCAGATAACATGATATGACAGTGAGTGTCCTTCCTGCCTTtctgaaagacacacaaaaaaagttttataGTTTATGTGTGTATACTCATAGCCTGTATATAAGATACAAGtctattatattatattactagAACTCACAACATTAGCTAGCTGcacttaaataaaacatgacacattaacaaattaacaGTTGataattgttatattatttaagTAATGTTGCATGGAGTTACTGCATTTATGTAACATTCCTATTTGTGGAGTTACCACATTTACtgcattgtttttttaacatccaacacaacacacaccagtgagaaaaAACAGACAATCAACACAGTTgtaaaccacagccccctgggtgACTGCATTGGGCacagggaaagggagagagcatAATGCCCAGGACAGAGTACCATCTGTCTCTGGACATGCAAAcatacagtcattcacacacagtcacactaccACCCAATTGATATAACCATGTCTTTGGACTGTAGTTGTAAATCAGGGGTCTCTGGGAATATTTTAATTCACTCCTGtctgggaggaaacccacacaagGAGAGCATGGAAACTGAGAGGCCAACATACTAACTAGTAAACTACTGTGCTATTACTTAGTATTTAATGCAGTTAAGTGCTTTGGATAGCAGTTGAACCATTAcatcagatttttgtttttgtgaaagcagtttttttctgtgtaaaaaTTGTGAAATAAGTTGGGTTCTATGTGATAAAggagagataaataaaaatgaaagaatgggTGGACAAATTACTACTGTCCATATGGGATCGATTGGGTGCTTCTATCTTGTAACAGTAGTAATGAGAGCAAGCATAAATGGAATAGTTTTACCCACAATGTTGTCAAATTAGAAGCAATGTGAAAAATAGGAGTGTGAGTAAGTATATGGATGTATTACTATGCATAAGTTACTTCACTCAAtcacacatgttcacataagattattattgttagtagaagtgggaagaagaagaagaagaagaagaagaagaagaagaagaagaagaagaagaagaagaagaagaagaagaatgctGACAATTAAGTAACAAATGGCCACATCATTGCTCTACAATGTCACAAAATGTATGTTCTTGATAATTTGTGACTTGTTATGCAAAATTCAGTCTGTGATTATTCTAGTTATCAAAAACCAAAGTATACAAGTCTTCTAGAATTCAGTTTAAAGTTTCCTGGTTGGAAATAATAGTTTTCTGTAAGGGATGCTAGGTTGATAGATTTCCATTAATTTGCCTACCATATGTCTTGAAATttagtatatttaaaaaatatactaataaaaacctttattattataaaatatatacacttttataaaataaaattgattttatttttcaattttttaGTACACATTTGCACAGGACCTTCTGTGATTTAGTATTATATTCGTTTTTTGCCGCTAGATGTCGCTTTAGTCTTGTTCctgtaattcattttttaagtacatataataattctaaacttaattttttatttttgtactgcATCTACAACAATTCTTTCTATGGATTGGTAGCCTAAATGTGGATAATCTATATTTGATGAAGAATAGGCAACTTcatattaacaaacattttaacaaaatattggAATTTATATGTAGACTACTGTGgatttatataatatacattgtaaatgtattatcagtataaacaaaacaatttttgtttgcatttccaTTACGTGGGGAAAGTAACAGCTGCTGTAAACCGTGTTTAAATTCTTAGTAGTTGACAGTCACATTTTTCTCTCAGCGCAACATTTTAGTGACCGCTATTAGGATGTAAATATATTCTAGCGTTTTTGATTGCTTACCTCACGCAGCTTTAAGTTGGGAAACGGAGATAGAGGAATATAACTCATGTCCCAATTGCACGTGTCCTGCCAAATGTTTGTGAACTTCCACTCACTGCTAGTGCCAGCTGTAGGCGAGTCAGAACAATATATGCTGCTATAATCTTTAGTAAGATATTTTAAGTTTGAGATCGGTAATAAAGGTACAGAAATTTAACAGACTGGCACGTTTTATGTCCTGTGGACATAAGTAAAGTAAAAGCTTTCTAGTGTACTGTAAATCGGGGGCTTACTGTGTAGGTCAATATGACAGCGCAAACGACTTTCAAAAAGGTATCTGACGAATTTAAGGAAGGCTGTAAAACAACTTCTAATGCTGTCGGATTTACTTTAGAAAGTCAGACCAGTGTTTCTGTTAACCGTAAAACCCGCCCATACGATTAATGCAAAGAGATCAGAATGAATACCGTTTATGTGTTGCAAATCTCATAAGGCATACTAATGCTGTGGCCGGTATATATCCAAGACGACTGAAATTAGGATAAACTAATTACCCTGTTGGTTATTTTGTGAATTAGATAAATGTATGTAATCAAATAATACGTTTGagattaaaataatgtaaatactATTGAGTACTTATTTATGGTTTTCTGTGATTTATTTCTGCTCAGGTGTGATTCATTTTGTAGGGAGATAATAATTAACGAGATAATATGTTCGGGTGGAAAAAACAATTTTGGAACCCCGATAGGAGCTatacaatattttaattagTTGTACTAAAAtgcatatagatatacatagagtattaaaaatgtgaaatacgAGCCAACGTCTGTGCAATTAACCTGCTTCTAAAATATTCAGTAGACATAGGCCTATGATACTAAACAGGCCTATGATACTTGGATAGATTTACTTGGATACTTGTATATCTCCAAACGAAAAAAGTGTGACTCTCCTGAGATTTTATAGTAttggaagaaaaatatttaggCCTACTGTTTTTAGTTGCAAAAAGTTCAGCACAATTGTACAATATAATTTCAcgtgtttctttatttttcaatatAGTTATTCATTTTCACGATATAACGACTTTGAAATATACATTCCATCTTTTGAACCACAATAACACTACACATACGGTTTAATAACATTTCCACAGCACCCGTTAGAttgcacaaaatgaaaaatgtcttaTGCAAGTCTCTTCTTTAGAGTACATCTTAATTTATTTCCAATAACATTTAAAGGTTCTTTGAAAAGCACATGAAATTTTTTTACGTCACGCTTTCCAAATGACAGGGGAGCCTTCAATCAATTATTTTCACAGTATTCAAACCGTTCgtcacattaaatatttttctttctttcatgtgtTTCTGCACATTGTATATAATAGGTTTATATCACGTGTGTACGTATAGGCTACGGTGCCTAAAGAAATTGCTGACGTCGGCAACTCCTTTTCGTAGAAACCCTTTTCTTCTGATTTCTCAAAATATATTCAATTCTGCATCATACATTCAAAATGCATAGCTAAAGTCCTGTAGGCTCCTTATCTATTTACTGTCCAATGGGCTACTCTGTCTTGAAAATTTAATTCAACACTgtcctgtgtttttattttatatgtgtaattttatatgCGCGTCTTATGCATCAGAATTGTATAAATGCATATTGATTCAACAAacgcactatatatatatatatatatatatatatatatatatatatatatatatatatatatatatatatatatatataatttcatgcATTGTGTAAATATTAGTTTAATCGATTTGTTTCCTTACACAGGGTTTAACTCTTACCCTCACGATTTATACTTTCACACTTTCACccacaaaatgttttgaaaatgcatcatctcatttatcttatttaatgcatcatttaattttatacacacacacacacacacacacacacacacacacacacacacacacacacacacacacacacacacacacacaaaattaggGCCCTCAAGCCCCAAGGACGGGCGAGTGaggaatttatatatatgtaaatgccTTGGACAatgaagatatatatatatatatatatatatacatatatatacatatatacatacatacatacatacatacacacatacacacattgtcCAAGGCATTTACTGTGCACGATAACATGTGTCTTCAAGTCCACTTACCATCAAGTGGATACGCATAAGCAATGCGCATGATTTGTTACATGAATTTTATTAAAAACTAAAGATGGTGGGTTTGGGGAAAAttggtttgtttacattttaagtgcATTATAACATATCACTTTATGGTCACTTGCATTTTTCAGAATTAATCTTGTATGTTATATTTGAATGCTTCAATGAGGCCTTCCATGGAGTGAATGAAACCAGAAACACTACAAATACCTCCAATTACAAATATAGCAACATCAAAAAAGACTTGGTGCCAAAGCAGATTTCTCCATAACAGCTTTAGGTGAAAGAGGCTGGGGAGAAGAAAGCACAAGCCTGCACCTGTCAGACTGCCTGTTAAGCCCATAAGTAGCGCAAAATGTGGAACATAGATGGCCATTAACATGGTGAACACAACAAGGCCACATCGTAGTGAGAGACCCCATGACTTGAGGCGCCCATCACCCCCATAACAATCTGGGAAAAATGCACGCCCTCCATCCTGGAaaaaagtcttctccagcacttcaacagcagcaaaaaatgGCAGTGGGTATGACAGAAGGGCCTTGGCCACTAAGAAAATGTTGACAACGGCCCTGATTCCGGACGGCAAGTTATCTGTGATGACTTCCTTGGTTTCATCTGCCCAGGTCAGATATGCCACTAGAGCAAAGAGGCCTTTGAGGATGCAGGCAGCAATATGAGTCCAGTTCATCATGCTGTGGAACTCACTGGGTTTCTGCATGTTACCCTCCAATGACGGCAAGAAAATTTGTGAGGTATAGCTGAACACGATGATACCAATAGAGATCGGGAATTTCTTCACATCAATGTAAAACTTAACTTTGTCCCAGGCCCAGTCTCGTGCCCTGGACAGACAGTATGCTATCACAAGGATGTTGATGACGAAGTGAGCAAGGGTGCAGAGCAAGCTGAACTTGGACACGGCTTTTAAGTTTTTGAGGAAGGCGCAAGGCAGAAGAGCAGCAGTGGCAATGATAGCCCATGACCTCTGGGATACAGGAAGATTTGGGAAGCTGTTGTACATCAGGTTACCACTCACAACCACATATAAAATACAGGTCATCACAAGCTCAATAATCTGGGCGACATTCACAATATGGCCTCCTAGTGCGGGAAATCTGGGAGAGCAGCAAGCATTGGCAATGTCAACATACGAGTCTCTCACTCGCACAAGCTGTCCGTCTTCGTTTTCTTCATAGAGGCAAGCGATTAGGATTTTCCCTGTGTAACAGCACACTACTGCAGCAAAAATGATGAGAAAAAGTCCGAGATATCCACCGTGGAGAATAGCATATGGTAACCCAAGTACGAACATTCCCTGTGAACACATAAGCAGTTCATCATTAAGCCTATAATTATGGAAAGATACCTGATCTTTGGTTATTGGACGTAAAATATGACTCGCGCGTGTGTTGTTTCAATACACTTAGGCCTATAAATATGTTCTTCTTCTGGgcatttttttgtctttgaattgccataatttttttaaatattcaaattatttcatACTCAGCGTTAAGTATTTCAACATATAAATTCACCTTTAGATCAAGTCGTTccttttaagaaaaaaaagcaaatgcatCCTTACCTGGATAGCATTGGTAACGTTCCAACCTGCCTCCCAAGCAGTAATTTTTGGCTTATCTTGTGAGGCAAGTTCGTTACACAAACCACCATCTTTTGATGCGGAGGGTGGGGGACCAGTGCCGTCTCTTTGGTAATGACTGTCCCCTTCCATACGTCCATCTCCCACAGTCATTCCGCTACCCTCCATTTCCTCGTTTTTGAGTATGTCCATCTGCAGTCCTTGCCTGTGGTCATAATCCAGATCATCGCACGCAGCGAAGCCCAACGCTTCCTCATCAGTTGCAGCTTGAAAGCCCATTCTGGCGAACATGCCACTCACCTTTGCCTGCGATTTATTGGTAACTGTGGAAGCTGCGTTGGACAGCTTGTTAGAGATCTTGCTGCGAATTAACGTCGCCATGTTTCTTTTGTAACAGTTTTCCAGACACCTGTATGGGTATAATCTGTATGTTATAGTTTAGTCAAGAGCAAATATCCTTTGACTgagcataaaaaataaacaaaaacaatgcgaaaatgattatttttctgAGGTTTAGTTATCTTCCGTTTTCGTTGAAAGTGCACGCAGTATTCTTGATAATCCCTTGGATCATGTCACCTTCAAAGGTCAGTACCTGGTGCCTGCATCGTACCCACGcgcttcttctttttgtttgcgTTCTTTGGTGCGTTTACCAGGTGAAAGTAGGTCTATCCAAACGTGCGTAAAATCATATATCGAATGGATTTTCAGTTGTTGGTCGCTACGGCACTGTTGCCAAAGTTGTTTTTTCGAAGCCGTTAATCGTATGAATGCAGTACGCGGGAGCCTAAAGATGGAGGGGAGGAGGCACATGTCATCATCAGCTTGCCAATGTGAAGACTCTGCCGCGTAAAACACGTCTCTGGACTCCAGCACGCGCCGCCACCCCgcaacagaagagaaaaaaaaatttggtgCATTTCTGGGGGAGGCGCTTACGGTACCTCAACCTCCACCCCCTTCTCACCATATACAGTGTACCTTAAACCAAGGACCAATGACAGCCTGGCTCTGCCTGGCTGTCCAAGTCTTGCataacttatatatatattttatatatatatatatatatatatatatatatatatatatatatatatatatatatatatatatatatatatataaaacggGATAAGGGGGATAAGGTATTGTGCGCCTCAGGTTCATGCACATTCACGTCGGACCGGCTTTCAATATGAGACTggaaatattttacttatttttttcttttagaaatgtGCACTATTGGTCATTTATTTAGCGATTTTATATGGCAAAGGATTAACTTTATATACTTTACTCCAGATCAACTAAGGACCGATCGGCTTCACGGTGATATGGgacatttaaacaattttgAAATCGGACTGAAATAATCTCCCCTCCCACTTGGAATTGAAGATAATGACTAAAATAGGTCGATACTTCAGATGTTGGCTATAGGAACATGTTTGTCCAGTAGGCTACCTGCAGTGACGAAATCCCGGCTTTTGGATTTCTAGTCGGATATGAGATTAAAAACACTAACAAATTCTCACGCGTTTGCTACATTGTCCAAAAAGGGATTCTCATGAGCTTTTAATGTACTAAAATTGTGTGACTGAGGAGGACTAGACAAAAATATTACTCTTTTCTGACTCAAGTCTTTCTGCTCTGAAAATCATTaactacaaatatatacacttatttatagttttaatgACCGTATCCACGTCAAATTCGAGCCGTCCTATTCATTATCGGTTATATTTCGTTCAAATATttctaatgtttttaatttagctTTTTTATTTAGTTCTTTGGCTAtagacacgcacgcgcacataaTGCTGAAGATACTGCTTTGTTTACTATAacaagaaacaaagcaaaaactatAAAATTAGACATTATGCTGAAGTGGTTTTTGGTTGGGTGTCTAAAAGATTTTTATTAACATCTtcttaatgcacacacacacgcatatatttatatatatatatatatatatatatatatatatatatatatatatatatatatatatatatatatatatatatatataaactcaaaTACTGGCCTATGATCTACGgaattattaatgtaaatggCTGAGTAAATGCTTGAAATTTGCATAGCGTGCAACACATTTCCGAGGCACCTGGCAAAGGGACTGTGACACTTGGAATGCGCCACATTTCTCCGTTAGCCAGTGTTGAGCGAAAgttaaagagaaacacacatcaGCTAGTGTGGAAACATGGTCATATATTTTTCGGGAAAAGCATTTACAGGACTATTTGAAGGCTACCTTTGATCATAGTCTTTATATAACAGAATTTTAATTATCATTAGAGTTTTCAGTAGGGTGGAAGAGCAGCGTCTAAACTGtcaatgtttttgttattatagTGAAAGAATGAATGCTATTTTCAAGGGTTTTAAAATGCAACTGTTAAATGTTTCATCTAAATGTACATGTTATTTATATGCCCTTTGTTTATTATCTcgtttaaatgaatattatttgtTTCAAAGTCTTTTTATCGTTTCTCCGATTAGTGTAATTTTTTTCTTACTGGACTGAAAGCGGCTCTACGGCTTCTGTTTGCCCCTTGGGAGCGGGGGGTGTAAATCGTAGCCGTGTTATCAGCCTAGTGCAGACCTCTGATATGTACTCGCGTCACTCTCATTTTATACTCTGCCGAAAAACAATCTTGAACAGAACAAGGCTCTCGGGAAGGGAAAAGATCAGTGCATATTATACGGGCAACAACAATCACAataaccattattattattattattattattattattattattattattatttctattcttcttcttcttcttcttcttcttcttcttcttcttcttcttcttattattattattattattattattattatgataagACGACgtcttgtcatttttattaatactatattatGTCTGCTATTTTTGAACCGTCGTAGCAGAATTAGCATTATTATAGGCATTGAAATTGCCAATTTTCTCTTAATCGTATAGCGTGGAGATGGCTACGATTGATTTCGGGAAACCTCAGAACTGACGTCTGTCATAAAATGGTGTATTGGCGCAACGCAGAGTCTGTGGAGAagggtttaaacacacacacacacacacacacacacacacacacacacacacacacacacacacacacacacacacacacacacacacacacacaaagtcagtaTCCCCACAGCCACtataaaaatgttgaaaatatatttttctctacGCCATCGCATTTTATATCAaattatatacaaaatataaaattactGGATGAATTTCAAAtctgaacaaaacacaaggttcttctcttctttttccaaTCTTAATAATGTATGTTAGTATTTAGTGCAAAGACGATGTTGCGATATCTTAGATCAGAGAGAAACCGAAAGGTCTAAGGGGGTAGggggagcatgtgtgtgtgcatcaagCGTAACAATGGGCTGACAACGCTTTTCAGTAATGCAGAACTGATGTGCTCTCAGGCAGTTTATTATCCATCAGAGAGATTATGGAGGACAATGGGGGGTCAAGGTGTTTCTCCCATGAGCCCATTATGTACATCATATCTCTCTTCCAGAACACCGACTTCAGCCTCTTGTACAACACAAGACAATATTTACAATCACGTGTGTTTTCCCCAGAGAACGATCTCAAATTAGTTGGTCAGTGCTACTGCTACCGTCATTCTTTTGGGCTATTTGAGTGGGATCTGTCATTTAGTCTTCATGCGCTACCAGATTTCAGATCAATGATCAACTCCATAACGGTTTTTCCTCGACTGCGTAAGAATGCGTCCAGCACAAAATGTCAATCAAACTTCTGTTCAGTGGGATGTCCAGgttccaccccacccccatctccccagaacaaacaaacaaacaaacacacacacacacacacacacacacacacacacacacacacacacacacacacacacacacacacacagtcattattCCTGTAGCCAACACAATCTGCT is a window of Electrophorus electricus isolate fEleEle1 chromosome 3, fEleEle1.pri, whole genome shotgun sequence DNA encoding:
- the slc32a1 gene encoding vesicular inhibitory amino acid transporter, which codes for MATLIRSKISNKLSNAASTVTNKSQAKVSGMFARMGFQAATDEEALGFAACDDLDYDHRQGLQMDILKNEEMEGSGMTVGDGRMEGDSHYQRDGTGPPPSASKDGGLCNELASQDKPKITAWEAGWNVTNAIQGMFVLGLPYAILHGGYLGLFLIIFAAVVCCYTGKILIACLYEENEDGQLVRVRDSYVDIANACCSPRFPALGGHIVNVAQIIELVMTCILYVVVSGNLMYNSFPNLPVSQRSWAIIATAALLPCAFLKNLKAVSKFSLLCTLAHFVINILVIAYCLSRARDWAWDKVKFYIDVKKFPISIGIIVFSYTSQIFLPSLEGNMQKPSEFHSMMNWTHIAACILKGLFALVAYLTWADETKEVITDNLPSGIRAVVNIFLVAKALLSYPLPFFAAVEVLEKTFFQDGGRAFFPDCYGGDGRLKSWGLSLRCGLVVFTMLMAIYVPHFALLMGLTGSLTGAGLCFLLPSLFHLKLLWRNLLWHQVFFDVAIFVIGGICSVSGFIHSMEGLIEAFKYNIQD